A genomic segment from Thermodesulfovibrionales bacterium encodes:
- a CDS encoding TIGR02757 family protein, which translates to MTEKRRQQLKKVLDRFYDDYDFTGRIAHDPIEFPHHYDDVGDIEISAFIATCLAYGRVDLFKAVVKKILSVMGKSPRSFLTDFDVKKQGRLFPFKYRFNEDRDIVCLLFIIHGLLLKYSSLERAFMGHYLPEHGNTGRAITGFVEEILSVDTTKAYGRNVRPAGLLQFFPSPANGSACKRMNLFLRWMIRDRDIDFGIWKGISKNHLVIPLDTHIARIGRCLGLTKRRSADWKAAVEITETLKLLDPVDPLRYDFALCHQGISGLCRPDNRAGCKSCVLKG; encoded by the coding sequence ATGACCGAGAAGAGACGACAACAATTAAAAAAGGTACTCGACAGATTCTATGATGACTATGATTTCACAGGGAGAATTGCCCACGACCCTATAGAATTCCCTCATCACTATGACGACGTCGGCGATATCGAAATTTCTGCCTTCATCGCCACTTGCCTTGCCTATGGCAGGGTGGATCTCTTCAAGGCGGTCGTGAAGAAGATCCTGTCGGTCATGGGCAAGAGCCCCCGATCTTTTCTCACCGACTTTGATGTAAAGAAACAGGGAAGACTTTTCCCCTTCAAGTACCGCTTTAACGAAGACAGGGATATCGTCTGCCTCCTGTTCATCATCCACGGACTTCTGCTGAAGTATTCATCCCTCGAAAGGGCCTTTATGGGACACTATCTCCCGGAACATGGAAATACCGGGAGGGCGATTACCGGATTCGTAGAGGAGATTCTTTCCGTTGACACGACAAAGGCGTACGGGAGAAATGTCCGTCCAGCGGGCCTGCTCCAGTTCTTCCCTTCTCCTGCCAACGGGAGCGCCTGCAAGAGGATGAATCTCTTCCTGCGCTGGATGATAAGGGACAGGGACATCGATTTCGGGATATGGAAGGGGATATCAAAGAATCATCTCGTGATACCCCTCGATACGCATATCGCAAGGATAGGAAGATGTCTCGGGCTCACAAAGAGAAGATCAGCAGATTGGAAAGCGGCGGTCGAGATCACAGAGACCCTGAAGTTGCTTGATCCTGTCGACCCCCTGCGGTATGACTTTGCCCTCTGCCATCAGGGGATATCCGGACTCTGCAGGCCGGATAATCGCGCAGGTTGTAAATCATGTGTTCTCAAAGGCTGA